Sequence from the Brachionichthys hirsutus isolate HB-005 chromosome 4, CSIRO-AGI_Bhir_v1, whole genome shotgun sequence genome:
TCTGGGCTGGCTCGACATCCaaatcttcatcttcatcatcctctaaTATTATTCTGGGAGAAAACAATATCGCAAGTGTTGACTGAGAGGAATACAAGCTACGACACTACGCACCGCTACCAGAAACACCGCGTCTATTCCTCTTCTCAGTCTGCAAATGACTTATGAAAAGCTCCTTTTTgtatgtttctgtttccatgtaACGGAGTGACGGCTcctgagtgtttgtgtttaccacTTGGGAGCGTAATGACGCAGTACGTGTACCTCTGATATACGCTGGATGTCTGAACCTGCTGGGGCAGCTATAAAGCGCTCGATTCCTGAAACCTTTTCAGAATCACACCTGTCTTCGATCTCCTGGAGTCTCCGGTGGGCGGCCTCGATCTCCATGCAGGAGCTCTCCGTCTCGGGTCGGGACAGGGCGGAGACGGGCGGCTGCGCCGGCGCTGGGCGGGGACGTGGCGACGCGGGGGCGGCTCGTTGTGCAGACGGAGCAGGGAGAGCGTTTCCTGTAGACCAGTCCGTGAGAGTGCTCGCGTTTGGGTTCTCCGAAagcccctcttcctccttggaCATTAGCCTCCTCCTTTTGGCACTACACGCCCTGACAAGAATGCAGATacatttcagaaacacacagtcaAAGGGTTTCTGGTGGCCTTTTCCCCCTTGCGGTTCTGTGTCACTTACTCATCCCCGACTCGCCTCCTGTTCTTCCTGAGGCTTCGTGTTTCCCAGCTGCAGTGGGACAGAGGACGGGCGTGTTAGGGAAGAGAGAGACGATCCTTCCGGGTTGATGCCACTGAATTATTAGCTACATACTTGCTGGAGAGTTTTGCTCTCTGTGAATGGCCGGACGTACTTGGAGGTCCGAGGTCGATTTCAGGGAGGCTTGTGGGGCCCGAGAACGAATACATGGCTGGCAGAAACCCCACTTCGCTGCTCGGGGGAGCAGCGTGATGCATGCTGGGTCCAGGTGGGTCCAGGTGGGTCCTGCTGGGTCCTGGTGGGTCCAGTGATTTGGAGAGACTCTGGTGGATAAACTTCTTAAGGGTCTGATCTCCAGGATCGCTGCTAGTAGCGATCAAACGAAGCCGAGGCGTTTTACTGTCCTCAACATGACTGACAAAGTTCTACATGTTTACCAACACAGCACGCAAGCAGCTAGCTAGTGCCGCTGGTGACGCATTAACTAGTAATATTACATAATAATGAAACGCACAACGACAACGTAATTCCTGCAATGAATAGAGAATGAGCGTTGCTTAAACTTTGACGATAAGCTGTCGCTCAGGACCGACCTGTGCAGTTAGCCTGCCTCTCGGAGTCTTGTTTCttttgctagctagctagctaggcTCCTTCTTCAATGCCATGTTCTTTCACAGTGTCGTCATGAGCCCACAGTCGCCGCGGATCCACGTATGACCGCCGTGAACGGTCCCACCCGCGGGCAGAGAGCCACGGTACCTTCAGCGCCAACTCCTTCCAATGTAGAGACTGGCTTTAATAGTTTTTGCTAATCTCAAAGGTGAGTCGCGCCCGAAGAGTCGTAGAGCTTCCAGAAAGAACGCGAGATTTCATAAAGTGAATTGTGGGAATTGTAGTTAAGGGAGGAAGACGTCTCTTCACCTTTTAGAAATAGAAAATTACATCTCCAATCtaaaaatgaaacataattCCGCCGTGGATGTGTTTTATGAGCGGAATGAACTGCTGGGCGGGGGTCTGCTCTGGATAAATATATTGTTaaccgttttattttatttgctaacTTCCATTAAACATGCAAGCAAACTTACAAAAACGAAAACAACTTGAATCGTGAAAGCTGTGCCTTATGTactgaatttgttttttaattataaagTTTGAGCTGACACGACATACGCGCTGACGTTTGGAGATATCTATCTTGTATCACACAAAAACGGTGAATCTTTGTTATATACATATCGTCTTCCGCGTGGAGATTGTGTGAAGTAAATTGGGAGTTTGAGAGTAGTTTTCacacaatataaaaatatacaagATATAAAAgaacagttagaaagtgtaactgctgtaaaccaaattgccctccgagggacaaatcaataaaaagtatttagtatttagtattttagtATGTGATACAAGATAGATATCTCCAAACGTCCAGCGTGTATGGCCCTGCCCCCAGTCGCTTTGATGCTTCCTGTGTCAGATCAAACAAGTCATGTGACAAGCAGACCGCAAGATGCCGACTCGACTTCCTCAAGCTGGATCTTTTCACTGGAGTCGCTCGGTAGGAAACCGTTGTTTACAGGCTTAAAGTAATTTACAAGGCAACTACTGAACCGAGAATAGTATAATAACGATCTTATTACAATTACCAAGTGTCGATGAGTGCTTTATGTATCTAAGTATATTTACTGCAGTTATTTCTTGAATCATTTTtactatatatttgtatttggaaACTAATTCTTCTGTGTCATCCTGTAGGTTGTCCAGAATGTTGTTGTTAGCGTTTATCGCCACTCTATTGACTTATGCCTCTGTCGGTAAGCgctggatttctttttaaacattttaaaataatgaccAATCACTCAAACGCTGGCTGAACTTTGGGAAACCTAAATGACAAATTCACTGCGGCCATTTCCTGCTTTTGCAATGTGATTCAGTACCTTATGAAGTCTTGTAAAATATCTCTCTTTGTCAAACTTTGTGTAATTTGTTGTGAAGATAGTAAAATATCAAGGAGAGAAATCCAGATATTTagaatttgcatttaaaattatAAACTGGGGTTTTCCTCGCTTGTTGAGattcttgttgtttttgttttgatagTCATGaagaaataattacatttttatttgggcgtgggggggggggggggggataatatcTGTGATCAAAATGTCTTAAATAATTTTTACATTCTAATCCAGTTACTGCAGAATCAAACCATGAGCTTCTCCTGTCGCTCAACAAGGATCTGCTTCGCTCTCTGGACACGCAGGACGGACTCCCCAATCCCAGTATTCATTTGGCATTACGGCTTTCCAACTATCACAACTTGGCAAAGGAGGCAGAATACCTGAACAAACTGAAAAATGCATTGCACAATGACATTCAAAGGTGCTTTCAATTCACACGAAAATAGTTTCTGTTGAATTATCTTTTTCCTGGATGCACTCTGCTGACATGCTGTGTTTTGCTCAGCTCTCTCTTGCACAGCCAACCGGTGACTGGCATCATGGCGCTCTATATCCTGGCTTTGAAGTCCTCCTGCTATAACATCAGCACAATCACCTTCACCATCAATGGGAAGACTCAGGTCCCGGTGATGCAGCTAAAGACGCAGAtggatcaggaaaaaaaaaactttgcttGTACGTTATCCTGCAACCTTTCGCTGGCcgacttttttcatttttagtgtttatgtacaaaaacacttttaataGAACACGATGGGCTGAACAGACTCGATAGAAAATACTTGGTTTACCATTTTAGAACGCATAGGTATCATATTGAGAGCGTGGGAAGCCATCTGTGTCTCCATTTTGTGTGTTGAGGTTGTATGTTCCTATccccagagtaattattgactAATTCTATCCAAACTGAGATAAAAACTGTACTTGCTTTGAAGAATATCTTCACGTCTGATGtctaatttttttatttctcttttcatgCAGTAAGCGGACGCCCTTTGACCAATTACTACCAGTACTCTCTGGGTGTGATCGCTCTTTGTGTAAGTGGCGTCAGGGTCAACAACCATGTCACCAACAAGCTGATCATTGCAACGGAATACGACTGCTTCAAGCATGGAGACATTGTCAGTATTGGTGAGCATATAGGGAG
This genomic interval carries:
- the ccdc117 gene encoding coiled-coil domain-containing protein 117; the protein is MHHAAPPSSEVGFLPAMYSFSGPTSLPEIDLGPPSTSGHSQRAKLSSNWETRSLRKNRRRVGDEACSAKRRRLMSKEEEGLSENPNASTLTDWSTGNALPAPSAQRAAPASPRPRPAPAQPPVSALSRPETESSCMEIEAAHRRLQEIEDRIILEDDEDEDLDVEPAQRRPVLVISDSLKEGLQRGIGDILPQTVAQCVSHSCMELVLWRPPDDPFCRRRKGPSQKQRKQVAGSERPRTPCASPGPSSPPADTHSCLYSSASAHNSGEEDMEI